CGTGATCAGCCACGCGTCTTGATCCGGAGATGGAAGCGAGACCAGCTAAACAGGCTGTACGGACATGTCGGCAAGACGATCTTGTTTTTGAGGCCGAAGAGTTCTATCCCTGAAATGAAAATGTCAGACTCCCAAACACCATCCCTTTTCTAAAAGCCAAAACATGCTGCCTGATCCCTTGCAGACCTGGACCTCCTGGGGTATCTTGACAAGTCTCTGTCCACCTTCGATATCCACCCCTCAACCATCGAGGCACTCCATTCTCGACCCCTCACTTCTTTgacttgctcttcttctgtttcttcttgcccttgctaGCAGGCGTCTCAGCCGCAGAGCCCGAAGAACCTGCCGTATCCTCCGCTGGTCGCTTCCTGTTCTCGACAGACTTGAGCAAGGCCTTAGCTCGCTCCTCAGCAATCTTTTCCGCAAGCTTGTTGCTGATGGTTTTGTTATCAGCCTGTTTAGTTGATCAGCATTCTCGTCTGTGTAGATATCATGAGGGCATGGCGTACCAAATCAGCTTTCAGGATACGCGCCGCGGCTTCTTGGTTGACTGTCAAGTTTCGCGTCTCCTCTACTGCAGGcgcctcgacagccttgatCTTTCCAAAGTACTGCTGCACTCGCTTGAGCTCAGTGAAGACGGCGTGGTTCTGCGCGTCAGTGCCTTCGAGCTTGAGTGATGCTACAAAGATTGTCAGCTGTTGGTCAAACATATATCGCAAGAACTTAGAGATCTCTGCTCGCATGTACTCacagaaaagaagagacTCAATCGCGTAGGCGGTCAGTGAAAACAGCTTTGCCTTGTCCAGCAGGGGCAGCTCAGAGGCCATGCCCTCCAAGTTGCCGATCAGGGGCTGCAGCTTCTCTTCGAGGTCATCCAGCTGATCATCTAGCCGGTCAAGATCCGGCGTGATATCCTTGACGTCTGCCATCTCTATATCGGTTCTGTGCAAACGATGCAGATGAAG
This window of the Fusarium keratoplasticum isolate Fu6.1 chromosome 3, whole genome shotgun sequence genome carries:
- a CDS encoding Exosome complex protein, which gives rise to MADVKDITPDLDRLDDQLDDLEEKLQPLIGNLEGMASELPLLDKAKLFSLTAYAIESLLFSSLKLEGTDAQNHAVFTELKRVQQYFGKIKAVEAPAVEETRNLTVNQEAAARILKADLADNKTISNKLAEKIAEERAKALLKSVENRKRPAEDTAGSSGSAAETPASKGKKKQKKSKSKK